TGGGTACATGGAGAAATGAGGCAAGAATgcatataaaaagtaaaagtggagagatTTGGAAGCCATCTTAATAAAGATGAAAGTTGAAACCTCAAAATagctacattttttctttttttttttaaagacacagtaAGGAAGCAGAGGCCCAAACAAGAACATAGAAAGTTGTAAAGTGAGAGGACAAAGTGGTAAGAAAACCAGGAGTGCAGTGTAATGAAAGCaaggaaagatattttaaaaacttgatgtTGCAGTTCTCTTTCTGAGAAGTGAAAGCTGACTATCACTAGAAGGATGCTGCAGGTAATTGTAAAACATGCTTTGAGGATTTAATGTTTGATAGGTTAAAAATGTCTGTATGCTGGGGAAAATAATCCATGTGCATCTAATTTGTTCCCTTGCAATTGAGTTTAAGGGTGATTTGGGATAGAGGAGTTCAGCTAGCTATGCTccagttttttctcttctttcagagTATGAGGAAGTCTAAGAACAAATACTTATTGGGTAATATTTCTATTGTACTGTTTGACATAGGGCTTTTTCTTTATTCCCAATAACAGATCACTTTTTCTCCTGATGTCTCCCTTCAGTTAGATATTACTCTTCCTAATGATGagtagaaaaaaatttctgaCCCATTACCTTTCTACCAAAGTTGGGAGATGGAAATGCCATAGAAGTATTGATTTGAGTGTatgtaatgcattttttttttctgtgtatttatttacagatGGGGCATGACTGGGGTTGGTTGGATTCTGAACAAGACTATCCCAATGACTCTGAGTTGAGCAATGACTGCAGGTCCCTCTTCAGCTCATGGGACTCCAGTTTTGATCTTGATGTGGGCAGCTGGAGGGAAACTGAGGAGCCAGGGGCTGAGGAACTAGAGGAAAGCAGCCCAGGGAGAGAAGCTAGTGAGCTGCTTGTGAGGGACGGAGGCAGTGAGGAATCTCAGGAAGAGGCAGAGCAAGTCAGCCGCCAgaacctcctctttctctctgagGTAATGGGGAGCTCATTACCATTAGGAAGCTCAACTTCCTAAGAGAATGCTTACCTATACATATTTCTACCACTCTGTATATTGTTTACTAAAATATAAGGTCTACATTGGCAGGAATTGAGTTGattgctgtgtctcctgcacttggTGCTGATACAAAACATGTCCCAGATACGTACTTTTTGACTGAATGTTTTAAGAGCCCATTCATTACGAGTCTGAATCATAGGAATTTCTGTATGTAGGACTGTCTTAGGAGGATCCTTGCAATTCATTCTTTCATACTTATGTGAGGTGACACTTGCCCAGACTGCCCTGTAAGTTTATAATGTTAAGACTTCTGGGCAGTATTTTgcagtgtttttatttctctggttaAGGGCTGAGGACCAGAAATAAACAGAACTGGACAGAGAGTTTATGTGGCAACTATACACATTCAGGAGAACCTAGGTCAAAATCAGTAAAAATCCAGTTTGTGGCAGAGTTTTCAGCAGTTTTTTAGATAGTCATTACCAGTTGATTAGAGTTGACACTTGAGATGGAAAATTAGAACTTAAGCTTCTTGAGGCAAGAATCATGTCTATCTTGTTTACTGTTAAGTCCCTACCAACTAGCCCAGTGCCTATGTATGTAagatatttgataaatttaaaaagactgaatGAATCAATTAACCCTACCATTTCAGACTTAGTCATAGTGGCAGTGTAATGATGTGGCATTATTAATATGTAGATGAGCATTTCCACTGATGTTCTTATACATCTAACAGTAAACTATGGTTGCAGGTAGCTTATTTAATGGAGCCGTTGTGCATTAGCAGCAAAGAATCAAGTGAAGGCTGCTGCCCTTCATCTGGTACCAAACAAGAGGCAAGGGAAATTGAAGCTACTGAAGGAGAGGGGGAGCCCTACAGAGAACCTGAAGAACTATCAGCCAAGGAAGACCCCTCAGTCACTGAGAAGTCATCACTGGGAGAAAATGGAAGGCCAGAGGTGACTCCACCTCCCTCAGATATTTTGGCACTTCAGGAACAACCCATAGAGAGCAAAGAGGTATAAGTGAATAGCTTAAACCAGCTGTCTGATGGGTTCTGTGCACAGACAGGCAGAGCAGAATGGTTAGAGCACATAGGCTGACTCCAGAGTTCAATTACTTGAGAATTAAATCGTGGTTTTAGCATCAGCTGTGTAGGCTTAGGCATGTTAGTGAATATTttagagcctcagttttctctgctgAAATGAAGTAATAGTGTtctgtctcaggtgtgctgtgagAATTTGATGAATAATTCATGTGCAGtacttagcacagtacctggctcGTAGTAAGCTGTCAGTAAAATTTAGAATGCCATTATCATTAATATAATCTGACCAGCTAGAGTGGTTAGCTCCAGGGCAACAAGTAATGatggttttaaaagaaaacagcatcTATCTAGATGAGTatattgccttttcatttcttgGGGGGCTATAGAGTCAGAGTTCTCCAAGAGTTCTCCATTGCATTAGGTCTAGCTAAACCACCTTTTTCTAACTGATTCTATAACTTTATTTACCTGACCTCTTCTTACCTTAAGATGAGCCTTCTTTTACCCCATGTAAGAAAAATTACCTAGAAGATAGTAAACACCTTTCTaaactttcctttatttcttggcATTCCCAGGGGGGAGTTCAGCAAGAATCCAAAGAGGAGGACCAGGGTGAAGGGTATGTGTCAGAAATGGAGGACCAGCGTTCTTCAGGCGACTGTGATAATGGCTGCAGCACCCAGGAGACTCCTCTGGTGGATATCCTTGTCAGTCGTGCTACCTCCTCAAAGCTGTAAGTATAGATTTTTATCCAAGATTGTTAGGATTCATACTTTTACTTGTGTTTATGCCTATTTGAATTTGTTGCCATGAGCTTGATTACTTTTGTAATTTGAAAAATAGAGTTGGAAAACACTAGAAATAGAATTAAATACAATTCTACTATATAAGTAGTAGCCTCTATGCTTTAACCTTATAAAACAGGACTTTTTCATCAACATTAAGGATCTCTTTCATAAGTAACGCTTGTCTCCGTTTATTCAGGAAATATTGATGAGTCAGTTTGTCACTCAAGTCTAATATATaaactgtacttttaaaaatactaaaacatcTCCTATTAACttgaagttaaaaattatttctaagataTTATGTCCCTTGTTACTTTTTTCACAGGTCTTGGgaaattgtttataattttttttagcatAAATAACTCTAAGGCCACAGAGCACATTTtagaatgttaattttttttcagtaaagtgaatttctttttaaatcagaaaaacaagGTATTTCTAGTTTTGATAACAAATAGTTCCTCTTCTGGGCCTAGTCTGGTGTCTATGTATTGAGAGAAGACAGCAcgaactgtttttttttcttcactacaTCCTAGATCCATCCACATTATCTGTGGTAAGGCAAACCAATAATTATTTTAGCCTAAGGTCTACCACTGAaccatgcatatatatttttgtaaatagtAGATTTCAAAtttattgccttctccgtgttacaCAAATAGAATACAGCTAAAAACCTAGCTTGTTGAAGAATtacttcctttgcttttctataATTGCCTTTTTAAGTATGACCAGATGGCATATGATGACTATCCCCCAAATAGGAAATGGCTTAATCTGGGACATTTTTTCTCATGACATGTCAGCCTCTTGAAATGCAGACTCCACACTCATATCTTAGAATTTAGGTTAAACATGAAATCTTTATTGGAAAGCAGTAGATATTAGTAATTGAGTCTGCTTGACCAGATAGCTTAAGGGAAAACAGGTATTTGAGTTCGGTGTTATCATTATGGAAGCTTAAAACTACTTTGGAAGATAGACATTCCCTTGGTCCCTCTCTTCTGGCTTCTTCCTTAGTCTGTACTGACTCTCGGGGTAAAGTAGAACTTTTGGAGTACCGCTGTTAAGTCTGCAGGTCCTTTTTACTCCCTCAATTTTACTTGTAGTTGCTTTGGCGTGCATTCCCAAATAGATGGAAATAAAGGTAAGCAAGGGGTTGTTTCTTAAAGTATTGCAAAGGTGATTGATTATGAAGTTATCAAACTTATCGCAGTACATTTTACATAATGGAAACTTAATATCTCTTTTGTGGATATATGAACAAAATTGTATCAGAACTAGAGACCTATTGTTTATTCTCGCTGACTGAccagaaacaaaggaagaggtTTGCTTTGGGCTTTAAATGTCTTGTTCTTGTAGGGTTCTGGACTTAAgaataaattgatttttgtgGTATGTAATTTAGATGCAAGTGAGATATTGCATCATGAAAATGAATTGTTATATGGAGTTGTTCAAACTGGAGAAAGATGAAATATGAGTTGTGTTCAAATGGATTCACATAATATGGTACATAAAGCAAAACGAGGGTGTAAAACCTTAGTGTGAAGAGGGTCTGTTTAGAGAGAATAAGGCAGTGTATTAAGTATGAAGTGTAACGTAATATTTAACTTTGGAGTAAATAGAAAActtgcaaattgggaaaactataaaatgaaataaaacgtTGAGCAGTTGTACttctaaagaaaaagtaaataaattaggcAGTTTATCCCAGAGAAGGAAGGACCATGAGGAGAAATGAATTTGTCTTGGTATTTTA
The DNA window shown above is from Bos indicus x Bos taurus breed Angus x Brahman F1 hybrid chromosome 7, Bos_hybrid_MaternalHap_v2.0, whole genome shotgun sequence and carries:
- the LOC113895321 gene encoding bromodomain-containing protein 8-like; translated protein: MHFFFLCIYLQMGHDWGWLDSEQDYPNDSELSNDCRSLFSSWDSSFDLDVGSWRETEEPGAEELEESSPGREASELLVRDGGSEESQEEAEQVSRQNLLFLSEVAYLMEPLCISSKESSEGCCPSSGTKQEAREIEATEGEGEPYREPEELSAKEDPSVTEKSSLGENGRPEVTPPPSDILALQEQPIESKEGGVQQESKEEDQGEGYVSEMEDQRSSGDCDNGCSTQETPLVDILVSRATSSKLSDLCHGDPIQDQLLFKKTLLPVWKMIASHRFSSPFLKPVSERQAPGYKDVVKRSVEKGSRKVGCFYICLFILYFASVRLFPYLIYIT